Proteins co-encoded in one Candidatus Pelagibacter sp. RS40 genomic window:
- a CDS encoding FkbM family methyltransferase, with amino-acid sequence MILLKKIFILCKSKLWIYGLVNGVAANIELLKLFESIKKIKTLIDVGSNKGQFMLLLEKLFPNISIFSFEPIKEEIQKQKKLFSFKKKIIFYNFAIGKKNSKKNFFITKRKDSSSFYKFNKPNSPNHDYKIIERREIQIFKLDAILSNKNLEKPIILKLDVQGYELEVLKGSLKILKRINYLLIEVSKSKIYKNQATEKQIINYLKKRNFFPLKSTKNTKINKTNFLQRDILFKRKDKL; translated from the coding sequence ATGATTTTGTTAAAAAAAATCTTTATATTGTGTAAAAGCAAATTATGGATTTATGGTTTAGTAAATGGTGTTGCAGCAAATATTGAACTTTTAAAATTATTTGAATCCATAAAAAAAATTAAAACACTTATAGATGTGGGATCAAATAAAGGTCAATTTATGCTTTTATTGGAAAAATTATTCCCAAATATTAGTATATTTTCATTTGAACCTATTAAAGAAGAAATACAAAAACAAAAAAAATTATTCAGCTTTAAAAAAAAAATTATTTTTTATAATTTTGCAATTGGGAAAAAAAATAGCAAAAAAAATTTTTTTATCACAAAAAGAAAAGATAGTTCATCCTTCTATAAATTTAATAAACCAAATTCTCCAAATCATGATTATAAAATTATAGAACGAAGAGAAATACAAATTTTCAAATTAGATGCTATTTTATCTAACAAAAATTTAGAAAAGCCAATTATACTAAAATTAGATGTTCAGGGATATGAGTTGGAGGTTTTAAAAGGATCATTAAAAATACTTAAAAGAATAAACTATCTTTTAATAGAAGTTTCCAAAAGCAAAATTTATAAAAATCAAGCTACAGAAAAACAAATTATCAATTATTTAAAAAAGAGGAATTTTTTTCCACTCAAATCAACTAAAAATACAAAGATTAATAAAACTAATTTTTTACAGAGAGATA